The Centroberyx gerrardi isolate f3 chromosome 13, fCenGer3.hap1.cur.20231027, whole genome shotgun sequence genome contains the following window.
CTCCACCAAGCTGTTATTTAGAAACACTATTTGACCCAGTGCTGTGTGAAAAACAATTTCAGGATCTGTCATCACTAGAAGGGCTGCAGCTGGCagtaggtcagaggtcactcaCGTGTCGGTATCCAGGGAGAAATAGTCATACAGTTTGACTATTCTAGGATGGTCCAGCTGCTTATGTATCCGGTACTCCCTGCATGCATGCCTGGAAGGAAATAAATTTTACCGTGGCAAAAGACAGGAAACATCAGTTAATCCTACCGATGGGGTGTTGGTGGAGATACATTTTGTCTATATGTGtctgaaggtgtgtatgtgtgtgttgcctaTTAGTGCATGGGACCTACTTGTGGtagttttcctttttctcctctctccagttCTTGTTGAGTTGGTGGATTTTAACAGCCGCATAGCGCTGCTCAAATAGGTCAAAAGCCTGTgtgacaagaaaacacacacatcagtctcCGAATATTCataacagagggagaggggataggaaaaaaaagaaaaaatagccATGCAGACTTATCTGACTTCACTGACCTTATAGACTTCACTGAAGCCGCCCCTGCCCAGCAAGTGCAGCAGCAGGTACCTCTCATTCAGAGTAGGATGGTCTTTAAACCTGGGTGAGgggacacagaaaacacagttacacactCAAATCTTTTAGTATGGTCGCACTTAGTTAACACATCATCAGGTGCCGTGGGTAGGAAATTATTCTCTTCTTGTACCAAACTTCGATCTAGGAACTTAGCCTAGCTaattcagtatcatcttttcAATAACTacttaaaatgcattttaatgtaACCGTGTTTGATTTTGCCCACTTTGTaatcttgtgttgtttcttgtttttaatcttattctattttgcacatttatttttaaccagtTTTCttgtattcttcttcttcttcttcttcttcgtctcctccagatttattttatattattatttactattattattatccgaTATCAGCTTATATTTTTGCTAGTTCCTATTAAGACTGCATGACTGTGGCCAAAATGAAAATCTTGACTATTTTGTGAGATCCTCCTAAGTATTACTCAATGTGGACAAAGTCCCTCAGCAGGTCATGGATCCAGTATGTGGAATGGACTTACGATGAGCTGTCCTCgttgtttatcctcttcagctCTCTGATGTGGAGGTTCCTCACCCTCTCCAACCGCTCCAGCTCTGCTTGGATCTCAGCTTCCTcctacacacgcacagacaccaTATGTGATGGTGAAATTATACATTTCTATTCCTTTCCTATTTGAAGACTGACATACTTTAACCTCATCTATGCAATCAAAAACTTGAGCAAATTAAGACTGCAGTGgtcatttttatgtgtatgtgtgcatccatgtgtcATTTTGAgtacattttcactgttttgatGTACGTTTTGGTAATTTGAACCTTCGCTAGTTCAAACAACTTCCAGTCCCAAGCTgttctgattgattgattgattgattgattgattgatgatatTTTTTGGTCACCCACCTTCTTCAGATGACCGAGGCGAAGCTTGAAGATCTCTTCCTGCTCGTGGTACTCAGCCAGGGTCAGTCTGCCAAAATATGGACAAGTCTCAAACACAGTGGGAGCATGTCATAAGCTAGTAGAAACTGATGAAAATGTGGCACGGCAGTCCCATAGCTATGATGCCACAATGATTTTGGGCTGTCACTTCTGTCCAAGTTAGACCTCAGTTTCCATCACCTTACAGAATAAAAATCTACTGAtagaaatcccccccccccccgctgacAGCATTAGGACACTTATAAAATTTCAGTTGGGATTTTATCGGTGCAATAATGGACAGATGATCAAAACATCTTGATATTTTCAACTGCGCAATTTGGTAAATTTAAGGCCCCCCGCTCCAGTGCATTCCCCAGTGGGACATTTGGTTCACTTTTAAAATCAGATTGCTGCACTGGGAAAGCAGCTTGTTCTCTGCAGGTTGGCAGCATGTTTAGTTCACTTGGCTCTCTGGAGATTGAAATACGATAACACTTTGAAAAAACTGTGTAGGCTGCATTACAGTCTGATGTGGCACCTTCCTTACATGGGTGCAGGTACTGCTTGGTGTGAAATCGTCAACAACACTGAATCAAACCAACAGCGCCTGATTTGGCGACATTCATTTTGGACTACAGGAGTTTTAGATCAATTCAAATCAATTTCACCTAGCAATGGTTTTATTAGCCTCCAATTTAGGAAGGAGTGAGAACCCCACAAGTTGCTGACAGATCGAAGAGATGCCATCAAACGTTTAATACCTTTAATGCTTTGACAATGACTGGATTGGCATTGATATAGTGCATCCAATCAAGTTCTGAACACTTCTGAAATGGATCACCTTGATAATAGTACCTACTGCACTCAAAACTAAACAAGCTACTTTTTAAAAGCAAAACATTGACAGTATCTACTGATTTCAGTGTACTCACAGCTGCGGCAAGGAGGGCTTGAGGAAGGGGTCGGGGTCGTTGCCATTGACCACCTTGGTTTTGCGCTGCTTGGGCTCGGAGGTGGAGGCcaccgagagggagggagacgaggGGTTTGGGGGCTTCCTCTTGGCCAGCAGCTTCCTCTGGCGCTCTATGTCCTCCCTCTGCTGGTTGATGCCCTCCTGCTGCCTGCACATAGAAGGGgacagacagggggagggaACGGGTTATGAGTAATACTGCAGTAGACAATAAACAGTCATTCACATGTTCTGCTCCTGGCTGTTAGGTGGAACATTCACACAACATTCAGTTGTGCCACTGTATTTCCAACCCTTTGTGTGGCTTTGAATCGGCACTATTTATAAGACCCAATGCAGAATCTAAAAGCAGTGGAGCAGCTAGTCTagccaaaaacacaacactaaACATCGGGCACATATTTCACTCCTTTGTTTACAGCATCTAGAAACCAGTTTTTAATGTACAGACTGTTTAAGCATTTACATTTATAAAGTCTACAACATTTAAGTACAAAAAGATCATACTCAAGCAAAAATGTTTCTGTACATCTGCAAGTCTACTTCAACAGAAATCTACAGTATATGGTCAGAAACATGGCTTTGGTGTGGTGGCTTTGCTTTAGTCACATCAAAGACTGTGTGTGCTTGCAAACTCTTACTTGACCAGGTTCTGGAATGCGTATCCGTCGGTCCACTGCTCGGTGTAGGATGCTCCGTGTCGGACGGTGGTGAAGTGGCCGAGACGCAGGCGGTCCTGCATGCTCTTCTCACGGCACGACTGCTTCTCCTGGGTGCTCTGTGCACAAgaccaggcaggcaggcagacacacaaacagagtttTAAAATGAGACAACCACCATTTCAGAAAAGACAGCTATTCTTACAGAATCGGCCACATAGCTGATGACACATAgtacaacatttttaaaattgtggcacttttttaacctttattcatccaggaaAGATTAACTGAGCATGCATCCTCTTTTCCAGCCAAGCCCTGCTTCATATTCGTACAGTTGCACAtcttcacacctgggagctgctgagtacaaccacagtcttccacttTTGGCCGCTGACCAGCTAACCTCTAACCTCTAGACTTCATCCGCCCCCAGAATAAAGTTATAGTAGGTAAGCTTATTTTAAAAATAAGCCCTGTAGAGATATTGAATTTCAGATAATGTTTTGCTTtacccaaaatggatatatagcattttgaagAGTAGCTCTGCAATTCTTTCTTGCATATATGTACATGAGCAAACATACGAaagcgtgcatgcatgcaaagaCGGGTACCTTCTCTATGAGCAGTTTCTTGCTCATGGTGATACACTTGTTCAGCCTTTCCTTGTATTTCTCCAGGAGTTTTTGCTGCTCGTCGATCTGTCTCCGCAAGTCACAGTTGGCCTGTTAAGGAAAGGCAACGGGAACACTGTTAACTCTGATTGTGTAGTTCCAAACATGTTACAGATTAAAGCAGACATAACGGCCCGCTTTATATTAGCCAATCATACACTTCCACACTTGCCCTCAAAATGCAGGTATAAACACTGTACTCACCCTGAGCAGATCATCGATCCgcccctctttcttttccaggTCCAGACTCTTGTTGCTCTCCAGAGCAGCTAGTTTCAGACCCGTCAACTccgtctgagagagagacagacagagagagtggggtGCACCAGTCAGAGGCGTATTCATTAATCAATGTAAATATATTGCAGAGAGATGTGTTAATTCTGAAAAGATGAGGTGTGTGAAATCCTGTGTGTGTCATATTACCTGGACACACTTGCTGGAGGAGGCTTTGGGATTCATCAGGTGTTCCCCGAAACACAGACTGGTGGGAGAGGAGCTGTTCTGCCGGATCTAtggataacaaaaaaaaaatattatcaCCACATCATAATAACACACAGGCACTCACAAACGCCTGACCTGCAAACAACTGAGAAATCCCCTGTGTAAGACATTTGGCTCTTTGTGAAATACTTACGATTGAGCCCGGGGCAGAGTGTGAGTTCTGTGGGGAGCGGAGGGCTGGTGGGAGGCCTCTAACTGGACTGGAACCATTTCCACCCTGGAACTTTGCAGGAGAAACAAATGGACAGACTTAACACGCTAGCTCGAGATTATGAGAAGGATCATACAGTATCTGACACCGGTTACTGTAATACCCACATCAAAGTAGTCACTGATCTTGGGCCCGCGTGTGGAGGTCTTCCCTGTGGTGGAAAATTGACAACAATTTTAAAGTGAGCCATCACTAATGCGCAGATGCCTCCATTACACTGATTTTGTGCAGCTGTCAGTCATACCTTGGCTGCTCTCTGACTGGGTGTCagctttcctctttctccctctggaCGATTCGGAGTGCTTCTTCTCCGGGGTCTGTTAAAAGACAGGAAGTAAATAAGGCAAAAAGAATGCATAAATCCCCTGTCTTCTGCCTAACAAAGCAGATTCCGGTAGTGGTGTTTGACAGGACAGAACAGTAGGAAGGAGAAGTACATACTGAGTAGGCAGGGGAGCTCCCTCTCTTCAAATCAGAGTtctagagagagaagagtcagAGAGGTGGTGGGAGTGGGAAAGATAGGAAGACCAGTGGGAAGTGCAAAGACAAAGTCAGAGAGTAGCATTTAGTCTGTTGacaatgtgtttctgtgtctagAAAGGTTTCAGTTCACCGTGGGCACCTGCATAACAAACAGCATATTTACTTTCACCATGCTAACCCAAACTGTATAGAGATTATTAATCTCCTTATTAATGATTCTAAATACAGTGGACAGCTATCAGTAATCCATGTGGCAAAACATTAATTGTACCTTTATTGTATAATTTCAGACAGACAAGTAGAGCAGCATTCCAAACCTGCTAGAGGCCACCTTGGcatctgagcgtgtgtgtgtgtgtgtgtgtgtgtgtgtgcatgtgtgtgttttacctctGACTCCTTGTCGCTAGAGGAGCCTAgactgccatagctgtggttgGAACACTCGTTGGCCAGACCCTAAACACAAACAGGATGCAAACAAGTAATCAAACACGTGGGACAACAAAGTGCCGTGGCGTCCAAGTACAATGACCTCATGAAATCTAAGCAACACTGACAGAAGGCCTGGAGGCAGGCCTCAAGCCGACCAGGGCTCATGGGAATCCAGACCTGAGGTTACtaggtgtgtctctgtgtgtttgttcgtGTGACATATCTCCAAAATAAGGCGTTAATTTGTCTGTTGTGTTACCTTAGCACCTCCACTGGTGCTCCCAGTGCTGCCTCCTGTGTTTCCGCTGACGGCTCCCATGAACCTGGCTTCCAGCAGCTCCTGTCTCCTGGGGTCCAGGCTGTGCAGCTCCTCCATGGGGCCTAGCAGTTACAGTTTACATGTTAGTCGTTTAGCTGACACTCTAAGCCGAAGCCACGTACAGTACAATGAgggcagcagtagaataaggtTAAATGCCTAGATCACAACATTCCTGTGACAGAAttacaagaaagaaagaaaaataagcgCTAAGGGGAGCAACAGACTGCATTTTTTAGGAGGAGGGGGTTGGGGAGGGAGCAAATTCGACCGAATAAAGGAGGAAAATGTAGGAAAGGGGATTTGATTCAGTGGGGATAGGGTGATGTAAGGTAGTTCTTTAATAGATGAAGCCTACGATGTAAGATGGAGAGTGACTTTGCTGTTCTGACTGGAGTGGGAAGGTCATTCCACCATTGGGGAGCCAAGAGGGAGAGGAGTCGAGAGCGGGTGGAGCGATAACCACTTTGTCAACACAGAAATCATCAAAGCAGCCCATCCACTAGCCCGCTAGTTAGACTGGCACCATAGCTTGCTTGCACCATACTGAACTAGACTATATCAGAGATTTAGGAGTCTCCATAGCTCAGGGTGTAGCACAATAAGACACTGGAAGTTTTATCCCCAAGTCATTCCAAATGATGGCCATTATCTTTCTGCATGCTGCTCAGTATCAGAGAAATGGATTTAGGCCTGTGATACACATATCTCTAATCCAAGCACTTGTACGTACATCAATGTTCCTTATGCTGTGGAAACAGAAGATAGCCTCTTGCTCTATAAGCTTTCACGTTTTGCAGAGAGCTACTTTTTTCACCTGAGTTACGGCATTAAAAAGATTCTAATCTCCTCCCTATAGCCAGATCTGCAGATGTCAACTGAGTGATGAACTTTGCCACTGTAAATCAGGACCACAATGTGCATAGAATGACTCACACACGAACAGCAGGCCATACGGATATGCTGACTGATAAAGGGACTGACTAGGCCTGGTTCTATGACAAGCCctttccacagagagagagacacacacagctcctctgCTCCCTTGTGAATACTggtgcatgcatttgtttcctTATTGGACATTTCCTGGCTGTCATCTTTACATAGCTTCTGACAGAGGGGCAAGCCCTAAAAGGCATAATGGACATTATGCAAAAGCCTTGTGCTGTGAACCAATGAGAGCACACTAGACGGCCCATATGAGGTTATCTAAggatagaggagagacagaatgtGGAGTAAAATACTCTATATAAAGCTTTATGTTCCAGCATTTCAAGACTATTTCTTTCTTAGCAGTTTTAGTGTGTCAGATTGAGAATTAATACTAAAACTTAACCTGACACCGTTTTTACAGTAATGATAATGCAGATCTGAGCTCTTACCGAGTTATTAGCAAACTCTTACTGGCTAAACACTGTTTTTCACGTTGACTTCTGTCTGGTAAAGGATTCTAGCTGCTAGCTTATAACCGAAAGATCTTATTTATGATCATTGCATATTTGTCATATCAAATTCTTAAACTCAGCAATATCAGAGTAAATAGAAAATGCCCTCTACAACCATATCAAAAACTGTTTGGATAAA
Protein-coding sequences here:
- the LOC139926775 gene encoding serine/threonine-protein kinase tousled-like 1-B isoform X2; this translates as MSVQSNSGSGGGSLEATPSWSQLSSSPTISQQHITATAKSKEGPMEELHSLDPRRQELLEARFMGAVSGNTGGSTGSTSGGAKGLANECSNHSYGSLGSSSDKESETPEKKHSESSRGRKRKADTQSESSQGKTSTRGPKISDYFDFQGGNGSSPVRGLPPALRSPQNSHSAPGSIIRQNSSSPTSLCFGEHLMNPKASSSKCVQTELTGLKLAALESNKSLDLEKKEGRIDDLLRANCDLRRQIDEQQKLLEKYKERLNKCITMSKKLLIEKSTQEKQSCREKSMQDRLRLGHFTTVRHGASYTEQWTDGYAFQNLVKQQEGINQQREDIERQRKLLAKRKPPNPSSPSLSVASTSEPKQRKTKVVNGNDPDPFLKPSLPQLLTLAEYHEQEEIFKLRLGHLKKEEAEIQAELERLERVRNLHIRELKRINNEDSSSFKDHPTLNERYLLLHLLGRGGFSEVYKAFDLFEQRYAAVKIHQLNKNWREEKKENYHKHACREYRIHKQLDHPRIVKLYDYFSLDTDTFCTVLEFCEGNDLDFYLKQNKLMSEKEARSIVMQIVNALRYLNEIKPPIIHYDLKPGNILLVDGTACGEIKITDFGLSKIMDDDNYGVDGMDLTSQGAGTYWYLPPECFVVGKEPPKISNKVDVWSVGVIFFQCLYGRKPFGHNQSQQDILQENTILKATEVQFPAKPQASTEAKAFIRRCLAYRKEDRFDVHQLGADAYLLPHMRRSNSSGSLQPAASSLSTY
- the LOC139926775 gene encoding serine/threonine-protein kinase tousled-like 1-B isoform X1, encoding MSVQSNSGSGGGSLEATPSWSQLSSSPTISQQHITATAKSKEGPMEELHSLDPRRQELLEARFMGAVSGNTGGSTGSTSGGAKGLANECSNHSYGSLGSSSDKESENSDLKRGSSPAYSTPEKKHSESSRGRKRKADTQSESSQGKTSTRGPKISDYFDFQGGNGSSPVRGLPPALRSPQNSHSAPGSIIRQNSSSPTSLCFGEHLMNPKASSSKCVQTELTGLKLAALESNKSLDLEKKEGRIDDLLRANCDLRRQIDEQQKLLEKYKERLNKCITMSKKLLIEKSTQEKQSCREKSMQDRLRLGHFTTVRHGASYTEQWTDGYAFQNLVKQQEGINQQREDIERQRKLLAKRKPPNPSSPSLSVASTSEPKQRKTKVVNGNDPDPFLKPSLPQLLTLAEYHEQEEIFKLRLGHLKKEEAEIQAELERLERVRNLHIRELKRINNEDSSSFKDHPTLNERYLLLHLLGRGGFSEVYKAFDLFEQRYAAVKIHQLNKNWREEKKENYHKHACREYRIHKQLDHPRIVKLYDYFSLDTDTFCTVLEFCEGNDLDFYLKQNKLMSEKEARSIVMQIVNALRYLNEIKPPIIHYDLKPGNILLVDGTACGEIKITDFGLSKIMDDDNYGVDGMDLTSQGAGTYWYLPPECFVVGKEPPKISNKVDVWSVGVIFFQCLYGRKPFGHNQSQQDILQENTILKATEVQFPAKPQASTEAKAFIRRCLAYRKEDRFDVHQLGADAYLLPHMRRSNSSGSLQPAASSLSTY